The Hymenobacter sp. GOD-10R genome includes a window with the following:
- a CDS encoding YciI family protein, with amino-acid sequence MFLLVLTYSKPLEDVEPFMAAHMTWVDAHYQDGTFVASGRRVPRTGGIILARATDRASLETMAATDPFLEAGVAQYDIIEFTLSRTAPGFESLLS; translated from the coding sequence ATGTTTCTGCTTGTTCTCACGTATTCGAAGCCTCTGGAGGATGTGGAGCCCTTCATGGCCGCACACATGACTTGGGTCGATGCACACTACCAAGACGGTACTTTCGTAGCCTCAGGCCGGCGCGTACCCCGTACCGGGGGCATCATCCTAGCTCGTGCTACCGACCGTGCTAGCTTGGAAACCATGGCTGCTACGGACCCTTTTCTGGAAGCGGGTGTAGCGCAGTATGACATCATCGAATTCACTTTATCGCGCACGGCGCCGGGCTTCGAAAGCCTGCTCAGCTAG
- a CDS encoding DUF6526 family protein, which yields MATTKNTVKYYPLHHFVLLPAALIMAIYTIRRYLSVAGEDSEESRIWFCVMVLAIIVFAGLVMLRQHYALMLQDRVARLEVRQRYFELTGKSLRPLEEQLTLKQILSLRLAGDQELPGLVQASIQEKLTPKDIQARIQDFQFDTMRV from the coding sequence ATGGCTACTACCAAAAACACCGTTAAGTATTACCCGCTGCACCACTTCGTTTTGCTGCCCGCCGCATTGATCATGGCGATTTATACCATCCGCCGCTACCTATCAGTTGCCGGTGAAGATTCGGAGGAGTCGCGGATATGGTTTTGCGTGATGGTGCTAGCCATTATTGTGTTTGCTGGGCTAGTGATGCTCCGGCAGCACTATGCATTGATGCTTCAAGATCGGGTTGCGCGCTTGGAAGTACGTCAACGCTATTTTGAGCTAACTGGTAAAAGCCTGCGGCCTCTAGAAGAGCAGCTTACGCTGAAGCAGATATTATCTTTGCGCCTCGCCGGCGACCAAGAGCTACCGGGCTTGGTGCAAGCTAGCATCCAGGAAAAGCTGACACCAAAAGACATTCAGGCGCGTATTCAAGACTTTCAGTTCGACACGATGCGCGTCTGA